One genomic window of Cottoperca gobio chromosome 10, fCotGob3.1, whole genome shotgun sequence includes the following:
- the cetn2 gene encoding caltractin, whose protein sequence is MATSAKRPSLQGPVPPPRKKTTPKPELTEEQKQEIREAFELFDTDGSGYIDVKELKVAMRALGFEPKKEEIKKMIGDVDKDGTGKISFADFLFVMTQKMAEKDSKEEILKAFRLFDDDETGKISFKNLKRVAKELGENLTDEELQEMIDEADRDGDGEVNQQEFLRIMKKTCLY, encoded by the exons ATG GCGACAAGTGCCAAGAGACCATCCCTGCAGGGTCCCGTGCCGCCTCCTCGCAAGAAGACGACCCCCAAACCAGAGCTGACCGAGGAGCAGAAGCAGGAGATCAGAGAGGCCTTTGAGCTGTTCGACACTGATGGATCCGGATACATAGACGTCAAGGAGCTCAAG GTTGCAATGAGAGCGCTGGGGTTTGAACCAAAGAAAGAGGAGATCAAGAAGATGATTGGCGACGTTGATAAGGACGGCACAGGGAAAATCTCCTTCGCTGACTTCCTCTTTGTCATGACACAGAAAATG GCCGAGAAGGACTCCAAAGAGGAGATCCTGAAAGCTTTCCGCCTGTTTGATGACGACGAGACGGGCAAGATCTCGTTCAAGAATCTGAAGAGAGTAGCCAAAGAGCTGGGAGAGAACCTCAcagatgaagagctgcag GAAATGATAGACGAAGCAGACagggatggagatggagaagTAAACCAGCAGGAGTTCCTGCGCATAATGAAGAAAACCTGCCTGTACTGA
- the LOC115014429 gene encoding LOW QUALITY PROTEIN: olfactory receptor 1B1-like (The sequence of the model RefSeq protein was modified relative to this genomic sequence to represent the inferred CDS: deleted 1 base in 1 codon) — MDIHCNVTSLEAQAQINSTIFHLVKMVSMCVSCTLNTVLGFPLLLVITRSPSLLRHARFLLLTHLLLCVNLQQLLWTIQTVLLKSREGIPVTQCLIFCAVNQACSLVDLFLSTALAVDRVVAVKWPLHYELLMCAQRKRATVAAIWTLSAVLSSVALGLNLNTIQVNFTLPRCRSLILTPCLSGSSALVLYCRVGAAVVVPLCSLTILACFCLLCWDMRAGRLWTQRACVTLTLQAAQTILFSVPVVMDSYLIPGYLHSDALDIATTIIYNLGVSLIPLIYGYRSRELQQRIRQAAHRNKVNNQSQS; from the exons ATGGATATCCACTGCAATGTGACCTCACTCGAGGCCCAGGCACAGATTAACTCCACCATCTTCCACCTGGTTAAGATGGTCAGCATGTGCGTGAGCTGCACTTTGAACACTGTACTC GGTTTTCCTTTGCTCCTGGTCATCACACGCTCCCCGTCCCTCCTCAGACACGCTCGCTTCCTGCTCCTCACACACCTCCTCTTGTGTGTCAACCTCCAG CAGCTCCTCTGGACTATCCAAACAGTTCTCTTAAAATCCAGAGAAGGTATACCAGTGACCCAGTGTCTGATCTTCTGTGCTGTTAACCAGGCCTGCTCATTG GTGGACCTCTTCCTGAGCACCGCTCTGGCCGTGGACCGCGTTGTAGCTGTCAAGTGGCCCCTGCACTATGAACTCTTGATGTGTGCTCAAAGGAAGAGAGCAACTGTTGCAGCCATATGGACCTTATCAGCTGTACTCAGCAGTGTGGCTCTGGGTCTCAACCTCAACACCATCCAGGTCAATTTCACCCTTCCCCGATGTCGATCTCTCATACTTACACCCTGCCTGTCAGGGTCATCAGCTCTGGTACTTTACTGCCGAGTGGGAGCTGCTGTGGTCgtgcctctctgctctctgaccaTCCTGGCCTGCTTCTGCCTGCTCTGCTGGGACATGCGTGCGGGACGGCTCTGGACCCAGCGAGCTTGTGTGACCCTGACCCTCCAGGCAGCTCAGACTATCCTCTTTTCTGTTCCTGTGGTCATGGACAGCTACCTGATCCCTGGCTACCTGCACAGTGATGCTCTCGATATAGCAACCACCATCATCTACAACCTGGGGGTGTCGCTCATCCCTCTTATTTATGGCTACCGCTCACGGGAGCTGCAGCAAAGGATTCGACAGGCTGCACACAGGAACAAAGTCAACAACCAAAGCCAGTCATAA